Part of the Oncorhynchus masou masou isolate Uvic2021 chromosome 24, UVic_Omas_1.1, whole genome shotgun sequence genome is shown below.
ACACCGTCGCAGCACTTAGTGAATTATGTACAAACCAACCCAATAAAAAAAAGAGCAAAGAAAAGTGAATTGTTAAACAAAATGTTTTAATACGTGAGCATCACGCAATCATAATCAATGGCAGATACCAAAATACATAGATTCAGAATAGGACATGGGAAAACAGTATTTACAGGCACAATATTACAAATGTacaagtctttataaaacaaagACGTTAGAAAACAGTGACTGACAGATAGACGTCCGATGACGTCAGCATTGAGTGGTCACATTCAGTCCTGTAATATTACCCTTGTTAAGGATACATTTTAATAAATGATACTCAGCTTTTGGAATACTGTAGCTGACTTGTGTCGGAGCAGGTTACAGCGTTACCTGTCATAAGCCACTGGTTACATTAGTATTACTCGTCTAAATGCCACCTTGCTCACATCCTTTCAACAGAAATTCCATGTAAATAGCTACAACAGTAGGCCTACTTTCATTGTGATCTTTTGGGGAATTCCAATTTACTACTGTCTTCCACGTTCCACCACGTGGGGTTAGAACTGCAAAGGTCGATGAAACCTCCCGTTCTATCCCTAATAAAATCCCCCAAGTAGGATATCAAAATCACAGTTTCAAAGTTTAAAAAGCAACAATTGCAGTACTCCAAGGGTTGAGGTTTTTGAGCATTTGATCACAACAGATTTGCCCAGAGTCACTGTCCTCTGCCTCGGAGTCAGGCTGCTCTCCCTCTTTGTTACTCAGGAGTCCAGAAAAACTGGAACCGAATATTGTTATCAAACTCGATACATTGCTAGTGTCCATTTCTTCAGTTTCCCCTTTATTCTCGTCGTTTGTAGAAGGTAGAGATGTGGAAGTCAGTTTCGTCCTTTTCGTTGGTGAGTCTGTGAGTTCAGAGTCATCGGCAGTCCGTTTCCTGTTAGTGTAAGCCTGGGGAGCTTTGGGCTCGTACAAATGTTTCTCCGCTGATTCACTGTTGTCCGTCTGGCAGTCTGTCGGCGTCTCCGTTTCCTCTTTTGGATCACTCGGAGAGGGAGCACTGATACAGTTGGATGAGATGGCAGTAACAACACTGGCGACCTCACAGGTCTGAGTAGACTCCGGACTCTCTTCCGGGGTTTTGATGTCGCTACATCCTGAATCCGAAACTCCATTTTCGGCGCTGTCTTGCTCACCACTCGCTTGAGTTTCTACGTGGAGTCCCGCCGGGGATTCGACCACATCTCTGGGCTCCTGCTTGTCCACCGTCACTTTGCTATGCTCGTCCGATTCAGACAGGCTCTCTGTCGAACCGGGGACCAATGTGCCTTGTTTTGAAGCCATGTACTCCCCCTCACACCACTCTCTTGCTTGCTGGGCGCTCAGGCATATGCCGCCGTAGTAGTCACTCAGGTATACTTGCCGGGCACTCCGTAGAACGAGGGAGACCAGTAGATTTTTGTGTAGTTTGATACCACCACGTTGCACTCGGGAATTATAAATCTTCCCAAGTGAAATACTCATAATCCGATGCGCCTCAACTTTAAACTCCATGATTAAAAACTATTAGTTTGGTAAGCAAAAGCACCCACGGTCTTAATTGTGCTTCAGTCCACGTCGAAACAACTGGTGAGAAAGGTAATCCTAAAATCCCGGGTGTAAATGTAGGCTATTCGAGTTTGTTTGTCCAGCTAACGACTGCACGCGATTCGCTTACAAATCGCACTGAATTCAACAGTGACgtaaatgtatgtatatatatatatatatatatttagaaacTGGCATTTGATGAACGCAAGATGTGTTTCATCGTTCTCCTGAGCAGATTCAAATTGGTGCATGGGTGAAGAAATTAAAGGCTTTCATTAAATTCTTACACCTTTCGCTTCAATCAACAGCTGAGCATTAAGAGGAATGGGGCTGTATCTATTTTTACCACAGCTTTATACCCTAACGTAACAACCAGGCCAGCCAATGAAAATACGTGTCGTCTTCACAATCACTACGAATATTGCCCCGCCAAATCCATATGGACCAATGGGCGTGCGCTAAAAAGATAAATCAGATTTAAATACAAACCTGAGAGAGTGTTTTAAAGGGATAAACGCATTTTTAAGCAGTTGGAAATAGccttgtaaaaatatatataaaagtgCACATAATAAAGTATAACACCCAAGACATAGGCTATAGCTTATTATATTGTAGGTTCTAATGTGATTTCACATGATGAATGAGCTTATTTgattattttagattttttttaaatacattttatccaTTTATTTGTGCTATTTTACATTAGTCCAAAATGTTTCTGATAATCATACTTTTAATTTCAGAAATGTTTAGATTTCACCTTACTGTTATCTCCCGAACCAAAATGTTAGCATAGTCTTTTCGATAGAACAACACTAATACATAAATACAGCTCTTttctgctgccatgctgtgtccCCTTTTAGAGTACGGTATATTTTCTATTTGATTGCTGACTTCCTGAGCTGATGTAATGTCTTGACTGTTTTCAGCCAGGTCACATGATGCTTTTGTGCCGTGTCCTGGCAAAGGCAAATTCTAGTGAATGAACAGttaggagggggaggggtagtGGTGTTTCGTTTCAGGAGACTGTTATGCTGCATTCATAACCAAGGGGGAAGGTGCTATTACCACATACGACTGAGAATAATCCACTTGAACGCCCCTACAACTGGTGGGAAATTCGTCTATCATCTCTGAGCTCCAACTTCTTCCACGTGCAAACCCTTGGAAAATACCTCAATACTACATTTTTcggcaacaacaaaacattatttataacaataaatatatatatatattaagacTAATTTGTTTACAAGCGTGATAGGTGTACTTTTAGTTAGGTTGACACAGCCATTAGCCAATCAACATTTCTCTACAAGTTAAAAGCACATGAATGCATCCAACTGGTGTTTACAACTTCAGAACAGGTAATTACCTTCTTCCCACTTGGCTATGAACGCAGCATTAGGTATTCATTAGTTATGTGGAGGGAGGGTGTGTTGAAATGTACTCTAATCTTAATGGAAAATAAGTGTCTCTTGAGCCTATAGCTCAGTATAAAATGTGGTGATTTGTCAAGTCATTGTCTGGACATGTGTGGGTCATAATTTGCATGATttttgtgatttaaaaaaaaacatgcctATAACACTTACCCCAATTGTTGGTAACAAGATACACAGTTTTGGGGTCCATATAGCACATATTTAAATACCCTATATTAGGCATATGGTATTATGCTCATAGAGTTCAATTCAATCCAAAAATCTATTTATAATATCGTAGAAACACAATCCAATTCTTAACC
Proteins encoded:
- the LOC135512606 gene encoding immediate early response gene 5 protein-like, which codes for MEFKVEAHRIMSISLGKIYNSRVQRGGIKLHKNLLVSLVLRSARQVYLSDYYGGICLSAQQAREWCEGEYMASKQGTLVPGSTESLSESDEHSKVTVDKQEPRDVVESPAGLHVETQASGEQDSAENGVSDSGCSDIKTPEESPESTQTCEVASVVTAISSNCISAPSPSDPKEETETPTDCQTDNSESAEKHLYEPKAPQAYTNRKRTADDSELTDSPTKRTKLTSTSLPSTNDENKGETEEMDTSNVSSLITIFGSSFSGLLSNKEGEQPDSEAEDSDSGQICCDQMLKNLNPWSTAIVAF